From the genome of Methanobacterium formicicum:
GCATAGTAGTATTAATCCAGAATTTAGGATATGTTATGCGTTTTGCCTATAAGGCCTTTTTAGTTTGGTTTATCTTTTCAATTTTCTTGGCTACCTCAATTGAAATTATATTAATGGACTGAATTCTTGCTTTAGCATTCCTTTCTAAAGCCTCTTCCGCGTATTTTATCTCAATGTCTTCCCTATCGTCTCTTGCCATGAATAAAATCCTTACAGGAATCACTTAAGGAGTCCATTCAATTAATCCAATATCTGGGCCTATTTCATCACCATTTTTATCTTTGCATAATCAAAATAATAAATAATCCTAATAGATTTGGTTCGGTGAAAACTGTTAGGAAGGCTACTTAGACAATTTATTCAAAAAAAAAACTCTTTAACCTCCTTCAATTCCTGACTTATCTTGATACCCTGGGGACAGTGCTCTTCACAAACACCACACTCACTACACACTGCAGCGTGTTCATGTTCGGGTTTTATTTGGGCATTTTCTGCCAGGAATCCGGATCCATGTCCTTGAATTTTTCAGTACAGGGTACTCCACCTAATCCCCAGTGGGATTGTGGAATTTCGTGTATTATGACCTCCACTGCTTCGGGTGAAATTCCAACATCCGAGAAGACTTTGGTTAGATTCTCAATTAAATACTCGATTTTTTCCTGTTCGAAACCTTTCCATATGTTCACATGAAGTACTGGCATTTTTACCACCATTCCCTTGTTTCAATGATTTATTTATTAATGAAAATGAACAAGATCATAAATAAACAAATCACAATGCAAATTGTGTTAAACTAACTTAAAGTAGTTTTTCTAACCATTGGGTAATTACCAATAGGTAAGTGGGGAATTAGAATGGGTAACGATTATTTAAAAGAACTTTACCAAACTGTAGACGATACTTTCAGCTACCTCCGGAAGAAATGGACTATCCCTATAATTAAAGGATTATTCTGTGATTGTAAAAATTTTAAGGGTTTCCTGGAACTTAATCCTGGATTGAGCAGTAAGGTCTTATCGGAAAGACTTAAAGAATTAGAAGAAAACGGTGTAGTGGAAAAAATAGTGTTAAACTCATCTGCAGGCCATACAGAGTACTATTTAACTGAAAAAGGGCGCAGATTAAATAGGATCATCTTTGAAATGTTTAATTTTGCCCTGGATGAAGTTTTAAAAAGTGAAGATAGCATTAAATTAAGAGAAGAATCCAAAGAATCATTGAAAGAAACTTTACAGA
Proteins encoded in this window:
- a CDS encoding 4Fe-4S dicluster domain-containing protein produces the protein MQGHGSGFLAENAQIKPEHEHAAVCSECGVCEEHCPQGIKISQELKEVKEFFF
- a CDS encoding tautomerase family protein, with protein sequence MPVLHVNIWKGFEQEKIEYLIENLTKVFSDVGISPEAVEVIIHEIPQSHWGLGGVPCTEKFKDMDPDSWQKMPK
- a CDS encoding winged helix-turn-helix transcriptional regulator produces the protein MGNDYLKELYQTVDDTFSYLRKKWTIPIIKGLFCDCKNFKGFLELNPGLSSKVLSERLKELEENGVVEKIVLNSSAGHTEYYLTEKGRRLNRIIFEMFNFALDEVLKSEDSIKLREESKESLKETLQMNC